One window of the Dendropsophus ebraccatus isolate aDenEbr1 chromosome 12, aDenEbr1.pat, whole genome shotgun sequence genome contains the following:
- the RNF186 gene encoding E3 ubiquitin-protein ligase RNF186 — translation MDDPVCSTTGPDLTNMDGPVCSTTRPDLTKMDSPVCSTNGPDLSNMDGPVCSTTGLDLTNMDDPVCSTTGPDLINMDGPVCSTTGPDLTNMNGSVCSTTGLDLMDYFTTGPASCLTHMDCSSTGPASCLNDMDCPIYSTTGPASCLTHMDCSTTGPALCLTDMDCPIYSTTGPSCLTDIDCPVCFCRYDIYRVPKELSCKHNFCAVCLKLLVRKEGSVWRVVCPVCRMPTPVFGGLICTLQNKESLMSRLENPRPKVEVSEEVVVRIDGHGPAWDQRDNERHGNLTMAARRLVILLLILLILLIIILQFIYTGIMKWVLGFVLGVVVIITVLLCFNPNCRMSLPRADGLQKDNDTVSAV, via the coding sequence ATGGACGACCCAGTCTGCTCCACCACTGGGCCTGACCTCACCAACATGGATGGCCCTGTCTGCTCCACCACTAGGCCTGACCTCACCAAAATGGACAGCCCTGTCTGCTCCACCAATGGGCCTGACCTCTCCAACATGGACGGCCCTGTCTGCTCCACCACTGGGCTTGACCTCACCAACATGGACGACCCAGTCTGCTCCACCACTGGGCCTGACCTCATCAACATGGATGGCCCTGTCTGCTCCACCACTGGGCCTGACCTCACCAACATGAATGGCTCTGTCTGCTCCACTACTGGGCTTGACCTCATGGATTACTTCACCACTGGGCCTGCCTCGTGCCTCACTCATATGGACTGCTCCTCCACTGGGCCTGCCTCGTGCCTCAACGACATGGACTGCCCGATCTACTCCACCACTGGGCCTGCTTCGTGCCTCACTCACATGGACTGCTCCACCACTGGGCCTGCCTTGTGCCTCACTGACATGGACTGCCCCATCTACTCCACCACTGGGCCTTCGTGTCTCACCGACATAGACTGCCCCGTCTGCTTTTGCAGATATGATATCTATAGGGTTCCAAAGGAGCTTTCCTGCAAGCACAACTTCTGTGCCGTCTGCCTTAAGCTGCTAGTACGTAAAGAGGGGAGTGTTTGGCGGGTGGTGTGTCCCGTCTGCCGGATGCCTACCCCGGTTTTTGGAGGACTTATATGCACTTTGCAGAACAAGGAGTCACTTATGAGCAGACTGGAAAACCCCAGGCCCAAGGTGGAGGTATCAGAGGAGGTGGTGGTACGAATAGACGGCCATGGCCCGGCATGGGACCAGAGGGACAATGAGCGTCATGGTAACCTGACAATGGCGGCTCGGAGACTGGTGATCCTTCTGCTGATACTTCTCATTCTCCTCATCATTATCCTGCAGTTCATCTACACGGGGATCATGAAGTGGGTTCTGGGGTTCGTCCTCGGGGTGGTCGTCATTATCACCGTCCTACTCTGCTTTAACCCCAACTGCAGGATGAGCTTACCCCGGGCCGACGGTCTTCAAAAGGACAATGACACTGTCTCAGCTGTGTGA